The DNA region tggtggcagtgggctGATATGTCACCAAACCGACAGCCttccaaaaatacaaaataattacCATAATATTCATatgtacagagtatttttcttccTTCTCTTAAGGCAGTATTTCGTACCAAAGATTTCAGTGGAGGCACTCCCGAGTTGTATGGTGTAGAAGATGACGATGTTGTCTCAGTGGTGAAAATGTTTCCTCGAAGTGTACATTTTGTGCAGGACCTCTCCACTGAACTGATAGGTCAGCTTCTTCTTGACTTTTCGGACTTCTCCGGTCTTGCCATAGTTGCGCAGAGCCCTGGCCATCTTCTGGTACGTCATCTTCTTGCGGTTGCCTTTCTGAATACCCCAGCGGTTGGCCAAGGCCTCCTTGTGCTTGGAGGAGAACTGAAATGTCCCTTTATCTTTATCAACCCACCAGATGCTGTCTTTCATGTCTCCACTGTGGAGCAGCTCCAGTAGGAACTGGTATAATCTGATCTTCTTCTTGCTTCCTGTAAAACAGATGGGATCAAACTGAAGGTTCCTGTATTTTCAAAATTATCCAATTTCAACATCAGTGTTAAAGCTATCCTCACGTGGATCACATAAATAAAATTGACAGGGTTGTATACTGTAGTCTTACAACCTCAGGAAAGTTAATCACAGTCATTAACATGGATTTCCTGCTCCCTGGCGAGTCCTCAAGTTTGGATCAAAAGGTGATCGCAGGCCTGACTTTTAGCAAGCCTTCCCACTTCACACTCTCTAGGATCTGCACTGGTGCAGCGGTTGGGTGATGACATGATCAGGAGTGGATGCATGTGGCTGGACTTCCTTAGTTAACCCACTGGGGCTAACAAGAGCTCTGTTAGTGACAGTGGGAACTAATGCTAAGGTAGTATGCACCAGTTTACATCACAGTGATCCAATACACAATGGTTTTAAAGCTTAAACAGTACCTGaattgacatgtaacatgatgagataaacatgtatgaactgtcggctggatagtgtaatggttaaaagttatgacacaggcgaccagggttcaaatatCAGCTCTTcccattcagtaagccagcacctattcagtaaaatgtccttgggctagactccctaacactgctactgcctactgagcgcaatACACAGTAAATGTAATTTTCTAGTCCGAAATCTACACAGAACTGGCTTCTAgtaattatttctttttttttttctccctgtaaGGTTTAAGAATTCAGGACACTAAATTGTGGTTTATCTGCAGTTGGACTTTCGCATAACGTTTACTGATAATTTATTAAAGGTTACAAAACTCCTGTATGAGGcacttctgagtgcaggaaacAGGTACAAAGTTCAGGAGAGCACCACAAAAACCATGGCCATTCACCTGACACTGTAAAACAATTTAAACTTAcattttgaacttttaaaatacaaACTAAGACTATAAAATTCCAGAAAAGTCAACTGTAGGATTAAATCTAtcgatataattgtttatctcaacagTTTATTGTCACTTCAGGTTGACTTTAATGCAGTGTTGTCACTATAAACAAGACATGCTTCACACCTTGCTCTCCCAGAATGGGTCCATAACTAGGGTCCTGTGAGTCTAGCTCTCCATCTGACACCTCCAAAGGCGGACTTCGTCTCTCATGGTCATCATCATCTGAGCTACGTGATCCTACGTATTGCACGCACACTCTTGGTAAAGTAGACACCTGTAAGAGAACATATTTAGCATATACATAGAATAGTCTTCTGGACAAAAAAAGTATACAGTGATAACAGAATTAGGTGTCTGCCCCATACATCACTGGCAAGAGTCTCCTGAGGTCCACAGCAACTTCACATATGTTGTTCATTCCCTGACATTGGCTATCTCAGGTAGTAATcttatatatttttaattgtcTTTAAAAACCCAACTCCAGCCATTACTTTTATAGTAGTTTTCAATAAGGTGGTAAAggatataaacaaacttttattgTGTTCTGTGTCCTGGTTTGAGGGTATTCCCATCCCTTGGTTCTTAACCAAAAGAGTAGTCCTTAGTTCCTTCTTATCCATTTGACACCAAGGGTTATCGTGTGAGATGGACATTTTGTTTTCTCATCCCAAGTAATCCCTTCGCTTATCCACTAAGCAGCAGTTTGTGAAATCCTTTTGGATGCCAAGTCTAAATGCCGTTGTACATGTTAAaaagttctctgccaggagactAGGAAATATACAGCCACCCTGATGTGTCACCAAGACACATCGGAGGAAGCGTCAGAACATCTCAGCCATGACCGTTGTTCCTCAACTTACCTTACTCAACAGAAGCCGCAGAGCATGCTCCCACTGTGTGAGGGTTAATCTGCTTGTACAGAGCATGCTCCCACTGTGTGAGgggccctgatgagtcattgtgtGACGAAATTAGTTGGGTGGATCCCGGATGTGGCAGAGTACGTGTGCATCAGATACCCTCTTTTCTTGAAATGAAGACATCCCCAGAAAGAAAGCCCTAGCAGGGATGTTGAGCATGTTagaaatataagccctcccccgaatgtaagccctagtggcagtaaggggaaaaagtatggcaatTTGTGTTTCTACTGTAGCTGATGGTCTCGCAGGCAGGACCATggctccatcattgggccaatcactgcactagcTGCTACtcagtgagtgcagtgattggcccaataacagagccatggtcccaTCTATGAGACCATcagctccagtagaaacacaagttgccctactacttccccataggctgaagatTGGGGGCACagtggcatggagctgggggaaagaagaggatgcagggAGACATCAGAGGACACAAGGGACAGtgcggcatggagctgggggtaagagggtgatgcagggggacataggagggcacggaggacatagggggacacataCATGCGTGCACATGTGCATCTGTGCACAAAcatgcgccccatgtggttgcgcGGGTGGCACATTTTACAtaagggggggggcggggggacagCGCCGGGGCCAGTGAGGCGATGGATGCAGCATCACAAGACCGATTCCTaagatatttcatgctgaaatcaaccaAGAATTAGCCTGCGGTGTATGTGCAGCCAACAGatgtctctctccaatcagatttgatcagacagagatctgtctcttggtgaatctgcccatgactcatctgatgtatgggcacctttaggtgcTGTCAGCTGAATGCAATACGTATGGAGCAGTTACCTGGTGCCGTCAAGAGAAAAGTGAGTGTGGCGCTCCTGTTGGGGTCGACCGACCCTTCTacagccctgagcacccacctTCACTTTACTCCGCACAGTATCGCCATGGAACACCAGGTGACAACTATTTGACCTTTTATACTGCACAAGCTGTTTTATAATAaatgagctgaatgacggatggtgcccgaaTCTGCTTCTTGTTTACAATGCAGTTACCTGGTGCCCCAGTTGTAGGTGCGATGTGGCCAGTGCAGGCTCTATAATGTGCATCTGTTCCAGTTCCATGTGTCTATAGAGCTGCTGCAGTTGAGGTTGCTGTACGCTCTGCAGTTCTGTGAGCTGTGAGTCCGGGAAACCATCAAGATCGCCATGCAGGTGAGGAGGTATTGCGTAATCCCAATAATGCTCTAAGAGGGAAGCTGATACAAGGTTAGCATTCATGTGTTAAAGCATCAGGGTCAGCTATACTATGCCAGTAAAAAAACACATAGGTAGATAACTAAcacacataacagatgtattgtactgtccacattttgatttcagtgaattttataaagtaaataaagaaatttctgtttcaggcatttgccatcatgcttccctctgactgaagccaatcctgatgccatTTCCACCCTTACTCTTTTGTTTCTTtcctagaatctgcactgtcatagctagcttgctttgtaaactcaTGAGAGCacaagcatagatcgtatttcagcttcacactgaactgcctacAGCCAATCcgtgaggagcagaaatgtgggaggggagatggcaCGCTTCCTTCTtattggcaatgtaccaaatagagccaggctgactgagataagatttgttACAACAGAATTTGAAATGTTTGAGTCCTTGCCcatgcagggtaaggttgcaggctgcatattaaacacagagcagtggggaaaatGGGATTGGATTTTGTggttgacaatccctctttaatgcagtaaaaagaacaaaaaaacacacctttCTTGACACCAGTTAAATTATTTTCTCTATAGGTGGCCTTACATGGTTCAGTAAATATGAATTATTTTTAGCACATGTCCTGAAATGTACACCTAAATATACTTTGGTGGCtgttggtggctggatggtgtaatggttaagggctctgcctctgacacgggagaccagggttcgaatctcggctctgcctgttcagtaagccagcacctaattcagtaggagacctttggcaagtctccctaacac from Hyperolius riggenbachi isolate aHypRig1 chromosome 11, aHypRig1.pri, whole genome shotgun sequence includes:
- the SPI1 gene encoding transcription factor PU.1 isoform X2 gives rise to the protein MSCQWNIVSYKEEKLQEPTRQAHLEDLVAYDPETFRAATHHEYYPYVSENESHEHYWDYAIPPHLHGDLDGFPDSQLTELQSVQQPQLQQLYRHMELEQMHIIEPALATSHLQLGHQVSTLPRVCVQYVGSRSSDDDDHERRSPPLEVSDGELDSQDPSYGPILGEQGSKKKIRLYQFLLELLHSGDMKDSIWWVDKDKGTFQFSSKHKEALANRWGIQKGNRKKMTYQKMARALRNYGKTGEVRKVKKKLTYQFSGEVLHKMYTSRKHFHH
- the SPI1 gene encoding transcription factor PU.1 isoform X3, translated to MLSLNRMDGFTLVSMAHLEDLVAYDPETFRAATHHEYYPYVSENESHASLLEHYWDYAIPPHLHGDLDGFPDSQLTELQSVQQPQLQQLYRHMELEQMHIIEPALATSHLQLGHQVSTLPRVCVQYVGSRSSDDDDHERRSPPLEVSDGELDSQDPSYGPILGEQGSKKKIRLYQFLLELLHSGDMKDSIWWVDKDKGTFQFSSKHKEALANRWGIQKGNRKKMTYQKMARALRNYGKTGEVRKVKKKLTYQFSGEVLHKMYTSRKHFHH
- the SPI1 gene encoding transcription factor PU.1 isoform X4 produces the protein MSCQWNIVSYKAHLEDLVAYDPETFRAATHHEYYPYVSENESHASLLEHYWDYAIPPHLHGDLDGFPDSQLTELQSVQQPQLQQLYRHMELEQMHIIEPALATSHLQLGHQVSTLPRVCVQYVGSRSSDDDDHERRSPPLEVSDGELDSQDPSYGPILGEQGSKKKIRLYQFLLELLHSGDMKDSIWWVDKDKGTFQFSSKHKEALANRWGIQKGNRKKMTYQKMARALRNYGKTGEVRKVKKKLTYQFSGEVLHKMYTSRKHFHH
- the SPI1 gene encoding transcription factor PU.1 isoform X1, translating into MSCQWNIVSYKEEKLQEPTRQAHLEDLVAYDPETFRAATHHEYYPYVSENESHASLLEHYWDYAIPPHLHGDLDGFPDSQLTELQSVQQPQLQQLYRHMELEQMHIIEPALATSHLQLGHQVSTLPRVCVQYVGSRSSDDDDHERRSPPLEVSDGELDSQDPSYGPILGEQGSKKKIRLYQFLLELLHSGDMKDSIWWVDKDKGTFQFSSKHKEALANRWGIQKGNRKKMTYQKMARALRNYGKTGEVRKVKKKLTYQFSGEVLHKMYTSRKHFHH